Proteins from one Embleya scabrispora genomic window:
- the pyrR gene encoding bifunctional pyr operon transcriptional regulator/uracil phosphoribosyltransferase PyrR has protein sequence MTAPRNTPGGTSAARPKDLDPATARTVLDPSDINRALTRIAHEIVERAKGADDVVLLGIPTRGVALARRLGERLASIEDGAEVPVGALDITMYRDDLRLGPARALERTEIPAEGIDGKLVVLVDDVLYSGRTIRAALDALNDIGRPRAVQLAVLVDRGHRELPIRADYVGKNLPTSQRETVKVHLAEYDGRDAVLLGTRAADPAAHTDAEK, from the coding sequence ATGACAGCACCCCGCAACACCCCTGGCGGCACGTCGGCCGCCCGTCCGAAGGACCTCGACCCGGCCACCGCCCGTACGGTCCTGGATCCCTCCGACATCAACCGGGCACTGACCCGCATCGCCCACGAGATCGTCGAACGCGCCAAGGGCGCCGACGACGTGGTGCTCCTGGGCATCCCGACCCGCGGCGTGGCCCTGGCCCGCCGGCTCGGCGAACGACTCGCCTCCATCGAGGACGGCGCCGAGGTCCCCGTCGGCGCACTCGACATCACCATGTACCGCGACGACCTGCGCCTGGGCCCGGCCCGCGCGCTGGAGCGCACCGAGATCCCCGCCGAGGGCATCGACGGCAAGCTCGTGGTCCTGGTCGACGACGTGCTCTACTCCGGCCGCACCATCCGCGCCGCGCTCGACGCGCTGAACGACATCGGCCGCCCGCGCGCGGTGCAACTGGCCGTCCTGGTCGACCGCGGCCACCGCGAACTCCCGATCCGCGCCGACTACGTGGGCAAGAACCTGCCCACGTCGCAGCGCGAGACCGTCAAGGTCCACCTGGCCGAGTACGACGGCCGCGACGCGGTCCTGCTCGGCACCCGCGCGGCCGACCCCGCCGCCCACACCGACGCGGAGAAGTAG
- the carA gene encoding glutamine-hydrolyzing carbamoyl-phosphate synthase small subunit, whose product MTGRATTPAVLVLEDGRTFRGSAYGAVGETFGEAVFSTGMSGYQETLTDPSYHRQVVVMTAPHVGNTGVNDEDPESSRIWVSGYVVRDPARVPSNHRSRRSLDDELTRYGVVGISGVDTRALTRHLRERGAMRVGIFSGDAARADEAALLERVRTSPEMAGADLAEQVSTDTAYVVPAIGTKRFTVAALDLGIKGMTPHRMAERGIEVHVLPATATLADVNAVAPDGVFFSNGPGDPATATSQIELLRGVLDQGTPFFGICFGNQLLGRALGFGTYKLKYGHRGINQPVQDRTTGKVEVTAHNHGFAVDAPLDTVSDTPYGRAEVSHVCLNDDVVEGLRLLDRPAFSVQYHPEAAAGPHDSAYLFDRFVTLMETKSA is encoded by the coding sequence ATGACCGGACGGGCCACGACGCCTGCGGTGCTCGTCCTCGAGGACGGACGCACATTCCGCGGCAGCGCCTACGGCGCGGTGGGGGAGACGTTCGGCGAGGCGGTGTTCTCCACCGGCATGTCGGGCTACCAGGAGACCCTGACCGACCCCTCGTACCACCGCCAGGTCGTGGTGATGACCGCCCCGCACGTCGGCAACACCGGCGTCAACGACGAAGACCCCGAATCGTCCCGCATCTGGGTCTCCGGCTACGTCGTCCGCGACCCCGCCCGGGTGCCCTCCAACCACCGCTCGCGCCGCTCGCTCGACGACGAACTGACGCGCTACGGCGTGGTCGGGATCAGCGGCGTCGACACCCGCGCGCTGACTCGCCACCTGCGCGAGCGCGGCGCGATGCGCGTCGGCATCTTCTCCGGCGACGCCGCGCGGGCCGACGAGGCCGCGCTGCTGGAGCGGGTGCGCACCAGCCCCGAGATGGCCGGCGCCGACCTCGCCGAACAGGTCAGCACCGACACCGCCTACGTGGTCCCCGCGATCGGCACCAAGCGCTTCACCGTCGCCGCGCTCGACCTGGGCATCAAGGGCATGACCCCGCACCGGATGGCCGAGCGCGGCATCGAGGTGCACGTGCTGCCCGCGACCGCGACCCTGGCGGACGTCAACGCCGTCGCCCCCGACGGCGTGTTCTTCTCCAACGGCCCCGGCGACCCGGCCACCGCGACCTCGCAGATCGAGCTGCTGCGCGGCGTCCTGGACCAGGGCACCCCGTTCTTCGGGATCTGCTTCGGCAACCAGCTGCTCGGCCGCGCGCTCGGCTTCGGCACGTACAAGCTCAAGTACGGCCACCGCGGCATCAACCAGCCCGTGCAGGACCGCACGACCGGCAAGGTCGAGGTCACCGCGCACAACCACGGCTTCGCCGTGGACGCGCCGCTGGACACGGTCTCGGACACCCCCTACGGGCGCGCCGAGGTCAGCCACGTGTGCCTCAACGACGACGTGGTCGAGGGCCTGCGGCTGCTCGACCGGCCCGCGTTCAGCGTGCAGTACCACCCGGAGGCGGCGGCCGGACCGCACGACTCCGCCTACCTGTTCGACCGTTTCGTCACGCTGATGGAGACCAAGAGTGCCTAA
- a CDS encoding dihydroorotase, which produces MSTYLIKDAKVLGGDAQDVLIRDGLIAGIGAGLTAEDATVVDAAGQILLPGLVDLHTHLREPGREDAETVATGANAAALGGFTAVHAMANTDPVADTAGTVEQVWRLGQESGRCDVHPVGAVTVGLEGKRLAELGAMADSAARVRVFSDDGKCVDDAVIMRRALEYVKAFDGVVAQHAQEPRLTEGAQMNEGTVSGELGLRGWPAVAEESIIARDVLLTAHVGSRLHVCHVSTAGSVEILRWAKSKGWNVTAEVTPHHLLLTDELVRSYDPVYKVNPPLRTAADVTALREALADGTIDAVATDHAPHPSEDKDCEWAVAAMGMLGLETALSIVQETMVDTGLLDWAGVADRMSTRPADIGRLDGHGRPIAVGEPANLVLVDPGARRTVEPSELASRSRNTPYAGLVLPGRVVATFLRGEPTVIDGKLA; this is translated from the coding sequence GTGAGCACGTACCTGATCAAGGACGCCAAGGTCCTCGGCGGCGACGCGCAGGACGTGCTCATCCGCGACGGCCTGATCGCCGGGATCGGCGCCGGCCTCACCGCCGAGGACGCCACCGTCGTCGACGCCGCCGGGCAGATCCTCCTGCCGGGCCTGGTCGACCTGCACACCCACCTGCGCGAGCCCGGCCGCGAGGACGCCGAGACGGTGGCCACCGGCGCGAACGCCGCGGCCCTCGGCGGCTTCACCGCCGTGCACGCGATGGCCAACACCGACCCCGTCGCCGACACCGCCGGCACCGTCGAGCAGGTCTGGCGGCTCGGCCAGGAGTCCGGTCGCTGCGACGTGCACCCGGTCGGCGCGGTCACCGTCGGCCTCGAAGGCAAGCGCCTGGCCGAACTCGGCGCGATGGCCGACTCCGCCGCCCGCGTACGGGTGTTCTCCGACGACGGCAAGTGCGTCGACGACGCGGTCATCATGCGCCGCGCCCTGGAGTACGTGAAGGCGTTCGACGGCGTGGTCGCCCAGCACGCGCAGGAGCCCCGGCTGACCGAGGGCGCCCAGATGAACGAGGGCACCGTCTCCGGCGAACTGGGCCTGCGCGGCTGGCCGGCGGTCGCCGAGGAGTCGATCATCGCCCGCGACGTGCTGCTCACCGCGCACGTCGGCTCGCGCCTGCACGTGTGCCACGTCTCCACCGCCGGCTCCGTGGAGATCCTGCGCTGGGCCAAGTCCAAGGGCTGGAACGTCACCGCCGAGGTCACCCCCCACCACCTGCTGCTCACCGACGAACTCGTGCGCAGCTACGACCCGGTCTACAAGGTCAACCCGCCGCTGCGCACCGCCGCCGACGTCACCGCGCTGCGCGAGGCACTCGCCGACGGCACGATCGACGCGGTCGCCACCGACCACGCCCCGCACCCCAGCGAGGACAAGGACTGCGAGTGGGCGGTCGCCGCGATGGGCATGCTCGGCCTGGAGACGGCCCTGTCGATCGTGCAGGAGACCATGGTCGACACCGGCCTGCTCGACTGGGCCGGCGTGGCCGACCGCATGTCCACCCGCCCCGCCGACATCGGCCGGCTCGACGGACACGGCCGCCCGATCGCCGTCGGCGAACCAGCCAACCTGGTGCTGGTCGACCCGGGCGCACGGCGTACGGTCGAACCGTCCGAACTCGCCTCGCGCAGCCGTAACACCCCCTACGCCGGTCTGGTCCTGCCCGGCAGGGTGGTCGCCACGTTCCTGCGCGGCGAACCCACGGTGATCGACGGGAAGCTCGCGTGA
- a CDS encoding LacI family DNA-binding transcriptional regulator, whose protein sequence is MSVPEAGAKPPTSSDVARLAGVSRSTVSYVLNSPPGVRVSAQTRERVMLAVRELGYAPSAPARSLRSGNSDVVLFPLPLQPMGQLLEAFIDELTEALNRHELSLLIHADRTSRGADAARQWAALRPLAVMAESNRLTGGAVDVLKRAGVRAIFAWGREEHPDVPTAIFDNRDTGRVAVRHLIDRGHRRLACLVPSGPLAFLGEERWAGAQAAAEDAGVSLRRVDVGYVREDVLAIVRRWQRESEPPTAVFAGNDDFALMIISALRECGWSVPDDMAVVGADDLPFCDLVWPRLTSVSMHTRTMGSGASDAITTLIRGRDYRPGGRMVVHPRVVVRESG, encoded by the coding sequence ATGAGCGTGCCGGAGGCGGGGGCCAAACCCCCCACCAGTTCGGACGTCGCCCGACTCGCCGGCGTCTCCAGGTCCACCGTGAGCTACGTGCTCAACTCGCCGCCCGGGGTCCGGGTCAGCGCGCAGACCCGGGAGCGGGTCATGCTCGCGGTGCGCGAACTGGGCTACGCGCCCAGCGCGCCCGCCCGTTCGCTGCGCTCGGGCAACAGCGACGTGGTCCTCTTCCCACTGCCGCTGCAACCCATGGGGCAACTCCTCGAGGCGTTCATCGACGAACTCACGGAGGCGCTCAACCGGCACGAGTTGAGCCTGCTCATCCACGCCGACCGCACCTCGCGCGGCGCGGACGCGGCCCGCCAGTGGGCCGCGCTGCGCCCGCTCGCGGTGATGGCGGAATCGAATCGGCTCACCGGAGGCGCGGTCGACGTGCTCAAGCGGGCGGGGGTGCGGGCGATCTTCGCGTGGGGGCGCGAGGAGCACCCGGACGTGCCCACCGCGATCTTCGACAACCGCGACACCGGCCGCGTCGCGGTCCGCCACCTCATCGACCGCGGCCACCGCAGGCTGGCCTGCCTGGTCCCGTCCGGACCGTTGGCCTTCCTCGGCGAGGAGCGCTGGGCGGGCGCCCAGGCCGCCGCCGAGGACGCGGGCGTGTCGCTGCGCCGGGTGGACGTGGGCTACGTGCGCGAGGACGTGCTGGCGATCGTGCGCCGATGGCAGCGCGAGAGCGAACCGCCCACCGCGGTCTTCGCCGGCAACGACGACTTCGCCCTGATGATCATCTCCGCGCTGCGCGAGTGCGGCTGGTCGGTGCCCGACGACATGGCCGTGGTCGGCGCCGACGACCTGCCGTTCTGCGACCTGGTCTGGCCGCGGCTGACCAGCGTCTCGATGCACACCCGGACGATGGGCTCCGGCGCCTCGGACGCGATCACCACGCTGATCCGGGGCCGCGACTACCGTCCCGGCGGGCGGATGGTCGTGCACCCGCGGGTGGTGGTCCGCGAATCCGGCTGA
- a CDS encoding dihydroorotate dehydrogenase electron transfer subunit: protein MALPLQVQAEIVGREPAGAYHRLVLRAPGIAARVEPGHFVAVAIGGVDSAMLLRRAFSIHRADPAAETIDVVFAEAGRGTRELARLRVGDSVNVVAPLGTPFPLPGEPVSAVMVAGGYGSAPMFALAERIVADGGSVAFVLGAATAERLYGVDQAQAITEDVVVTTDDGSEGVRGFVTGPLPEVLTAVEADVVYACGPMGMLRAVTEVASAHDARVFTAVEESMACGVGVCMTCVLPVVGDDGVSRFVRSCVDGPCFDGTKVRWDDAGTIPADIEGAAAMGAH from the coding sequence ATGGCACTTCCCCTGCAGGTGCAGGCGGAGATCGTCGGCCGCGAACCCGCGGGCGCGTACCACCGCCTGGTGCTGCGCGCCCCCGGGATCGCCGCCCGCGTCGAACCCGGTCACTTCGTCGCCGTGGCGATCGGCGGCGTGGACTCGGCGATGCTGCTGCGTCGCGCGTTCTCCATCCACCGCGCCGACCCGGCCGCCGAGACCATCGACGTGGTCTTCGCCGAGGCCGGGCGCGGCACCCGCGAATTGGCCCGGCTGCGGGTGGGCGACAGCGTGAACGTGGTCGCGCCGCTGGGCACGCCGTTCCCGCTGCCGGGCGAGCCGGTCAGCGCGGTGATGGTGGCCGGCGGCTACGGCAGCGCGCCGATGTTCGCGCTCGCCGAGCGGATCGTCGCCGACGGCGGCTCGGTCGCCTTCGTGCTCGGCGCGGCGACCGCGGAGCGGCTGTACGGCGTGGACCAGGCGCAGGCGATCACCGAGGACGTGGTGGTCACCACCGACGACGGCTCGGAGGGTGTGCGCGGCTTCGTCACCGGGCCGCTGCCCGAGGTGCTGACCGCCGTGGAGGCCGACGTCGTCTACGCGTGCGGGCCGATGGGCATGCTGCGCGCGGTCACGGAGGTGGCGAGCGCGCACGACGCGCGGGTGTTCACCGCGGTCGAGGAATCGATGGCGTGCGGCGTCGGGGTATGCATGACGTGCGTGCTCCCGGTGGTCGGCGACGACGGCGTCAGCCGGTTCGTCCGCTCGTGTGTGGACGGCCCGTGCTTCGACGGCACCAAGGTGCGCTGGGACGACGCCGGTACGATTCCGGCGGACATCGAGGGCGCAGCGGCGATGGGAGCGCACTGA
- the carB gene encoding carbamoyl-phosphate synthase large subunit, translating into MPKRNDLKSVLVVGSGPIVIGQAAEFDYSGTQACRILKAEGLRVILVNSNPATIMTDPEIADATYVEPITPEFVEKIIAKERPDALLPTLGGQTALNIAVSLSENGVLEKYNVELIGANLDSIQKGEDRDLFKGVVERVREKIGHGESARSVICHSMEDVLAGVDTLGGYPVVVRPSFTMGGAGSGFAHDEEDLRRIAGQGLTLSPTTEVLLEESILGWKEYELELMRDKHDNVVVVCSIENFDPMGVHTGDSITVAPAMTLTDREYQNLRDIGIAVIREVGVDTGGCNIQFAVNPDDGRVIVIEMNPRVSRSSALASKATGFPIAKIAARLAIGYTLDEIPNDITKETPASFEPTLDYVVVKVPRFAFEKFPAADDRLTTTMKSVGEAMAIGRNFTEALNKALRSLEKKGSQFDFVSEVGAKDELLVAAEKPTDGRINVVMDAIRAGATPEELFEATRIDPWFLDQMYLIHEIAGEVRDAAELTPEVLRLAKRHGLSDGQIAAIRGMREEVVREVRQALGVRPVYKTVDTCAAEFAARTPYHYSSYDEETEVAPRTAPAVIILGSGPNRIGQGIEFDYSCVHAAFALHDAGYETVMVNCNPETVSTDYDTSDRLYFEPLTLEDVLEIVYAETQAGPVAGVLVQLGGQTPLGLAQKLKDAGVPIVGTSPEAIHLAEERGAFGRVLAEAGLLAPKHGTAFSFDEASAIAAEIGYPVLVRPSYVLGGRGMEIVYDEPSLATYLEQNAGLVSEHPVLVDRFLDDAIEIDVDALYDGEDLYLGGVMEHIEEAGIHSGDSACALPPITLGAHDIKRLRAATLGIARGVGVRGLINIQFALSGDILYVLEANPRASRTVPFVSKATAVPLAKAAARVSLGATIAELRAEGLLPAEGDGGTLPMDAPIAVKEAVLPWNRFRDTKGRGVDTVLSPEMRSTGEVMGIDAVFGTAYAKSQAGAYGSLPLTGRAFVSFANRDKRSMVFPVKAMHDMGFEILATEGTAEVLRRNGVPATVVRKHSEGPGPAGERTIVQLIHDGDVELIVNTPFGTGGRLDGYEIRTAAVTRGIPSITTVQGFAAAVQGIQSLIAGDIGVRSLQEHADHITSHRKG; encoded by the coding sequence GTGCCTAAGCGCAACGACCTGAAGTCCGTCCTGGTCGTCGGCTCGGGCCCGATCGTCATCGGCCAGGCCGCCGAGTTCGACTACTCCGGCACCCAGGCGTGCCGCATCCTCAAGGCCGAGGGCCTGCGGGTGATCCTGGTCAACTCCAACCCGGCCACGATCATGACCGACCCGGAGATCGCCGACGCGACCTACGTCGAGCCGATCACCCCCGAGTTCGTCGAGAAGATCATCGCCAAGGAGCGCCCCGACGCGCTGCTGCCCACCCTCGGCGGGCAGACCGCGCTCAACATCGCGGTCTCGCTCAGCGAGAACGGCGTGCTGGAGAAGTACAACGTCGAACTGATCGGCGCCAACCTCGACTCGATCCAAAAGGGCGAGGACCGCGACCTGTTCAAGGGCGTGGTCGAGCGGGTGCGGGAGAAGATCGGACACGGCGAGTCGGCCCGCTCGGTCATCTGCCACTCGATGGAGGACGTGCTCGCGGGCGTCGACACCCTCGGCGGCTACCCGGTCGTGGTGCGCCCCTCCTTCACCATGGGCGGCGCCGGCTCCGGCTTCGCGCACGACGAGGAGGACCTGCGCCGGATCGCCGGCCAGGGCCTGACCCTGTCGCCGACCACCGAGGTGCTCCTGGAGGAGTCCATCCTCGGCTGGAAGGAGTACGAGCTGGAGCTGATGCGCGACAAGCACGACAACGTCGTGGTCGTCTGCTCCATCGAGAACTTCGACCCCATGGGCGTGCACACCGGCGACTCGATCACCGTGGCACCGGCGATGACGCTGACCGACCGCGAGTACCAGAACCTGCGCGACATCGGCATCGCGGTCATCCGCGAGGTCGGCGTGGACACCGGTGGCTGCAACATCCAGTTCGCGGTCAACCCGGACGACGGCCGGGTGATCGTGATCGAGATGAACCCGCGCGTCTCGCGCTCCTCGGCGCTGGCCTCCAAGGCGACCGGCTTCCCGATCGCCAAGATCGCCGCCCGGCTCGCCATCGGCTACACGCTCGACGAGATCCCCAACGACATCACCAAGGAGACCCCGGCCAGCTTCGAGCCCACGCTCGACTACGTCGTGGTCAAGGTCCCGCGCTTCGCCTTCGAGAAGTTCCCGGCCGCCGACGACCGCCTGACCACGACCATGAAGTCGGTCGGCGAGGCGATGGCGATCGGCCGCAACTTCACCGAGGCGCTGAACAAGGCGCTGCGCTCGCTGGAGAAGAAGGGCTCGCAGTTCGACTTCGTCTCCGAGGTCGGCGCCAAGGACGAGCTGCTGGTCGCCGCCGAAAAGCCCACCGACGGCCGGATCAACGTGGTCATGGACGCCATCCGGGCCGGCGCCACGCCCGAGGAGCTGTTCGAGGCGACCCGGATCGACCCGTGGTTCCTGGACCAGATGTACCTGATCCACGAGATCGCCGGCGAGGTCCGCGACGCGGCGGAGCTCACCCCCGAGGTGTTGCGCCTGGCCAAACGGCACGGCCTGTCCGACGGACAGATCGCGGCGATCCGCGGGATGCGCGAGGAGGTCGTGCGCGAGGTGCGCCAGGCGCTCGGCGTGCGGCCGGTGTACAAGACCGTGGACACCTGCGCCGCCGAGTTCGCCGCGCGCACCCCGTACCACTACTCGTCCTACGACGAGGAGACGGAGGTCGCGCCGCGCACCGCGCCGGCGGTGATCATCCTGGGCTCCGGGCCCAACCGCATCGGGCAGGGCATCGAGTTCGACTACTCGTGCGTGCACGCCGCGTTCGCCCTGCACGACGCGGGCTACGAGACCGTGATGGTCAACTGCAACCCGGAGACCGTCTCCACCGACTACGACACCTCCGACCGGCTCTACTTCGAGCCGCTCACCCTGGAGGACGTGCTCGAGATCGTGTACGCCGAGACCCAGGCCGGACCGGTCGCGGGCGTACTCGTCCAGCTCGGCGGGCAGACCCCGCTGGGTCTGGCGCAAAAGCTCAAGGACGCGGGCGTGCCGATCGTGGGCACCTCGCCCGAGGCGATCCACCTCGCCGAGGAGCGCGGCGCGTTCGGCCGGGTGCTGGCCGAGGCCGGTCTCCTCGCGCCCAAGCACGGCACCGCGTTCTCCTTCGACGAGGCCAGCGCCATCGCCGCCGAGATCGGCTACCCGGTGCTGGTGCGCCCCTCGTACGTGCTCGGCGGGCGCGGCATGGAGATCGTCTACGACGAACCCTCCCTGGCGACCTACCTGGAGCAGAACGCCGGCCTGGTCAGCGAACACCCGGTCCTGGTCGACCGCTTCCTCGACGACGCCATCGAGATCGACGTGGACGCGCTCTACGACGGCGAGGACCTGTACCTCGGCGGCGTGATGGAGCACATCGAGGAGGCCGGCATCCACTCCGGCGACTCGGCCTGCGCGCTGCCGCCGATCACGCTGGGCGCGCACGACATCAAGCGACTGCGCGCGGCCACCCTGGGCATCGCCCGCGGCGTCGGGGTCCGCGGCCTGATCAACATCCAGTTCGCGCTCTCCGGCGACATCCTCTACGTCCTGGAGGCCAACCCGCGCGCCTCGCGGACCGTGCCGTTCGTGTCCAAGGCCACCGCCGTGCCGCTGGCCAAGGCCGCCGCGCGCGTCTCGCTCGGCGCCACGATCGCCGAACTGCGCGCCGAGGGCCTGCTCCCGGCCGAGGGCGACGGCGGCACGCTGCCGATGGACGCGCCGATCGCGGTCAAGGAGGCGGTCCTGCCCTGGAACCGCTTCCGCGACACCAAGGGCCGCGGCGTGGACACCGTGCTCAGCCCCGAGATGCGCTCCACCGGCGAGGTGATGGGCATCGACGCGGTCTTCGGCACCGCCTACGCCAAGTCCCAGGCCGGCGCGTACGGTTCGCTCCCGCTCACCGGGCGCGCGTTCGTGTCCTTCGCCAACCGGGACAAGCGCTCGATGGTGTTCCCGGTCAAGGCCATGCACGACATGGGCTTCGAGATCCTGGCCACCGAGGGCACCGCCGAGGTGCTGCGCCGCAACGGCGTGCCGGCCACCGTGGTGCGCAAGCACAGCGAGGGCCCGGGCCCGGCCGGCGAGCGCACCATCGTGCAGCTGATCCACGACGGCGACGTCGAGCTGATCGTCAACACCCCGTTCGGCACGGGCGGTCGACTCGACGGCTACGAGATCCGCACCGCGGCGGTCACCCGGGGCATCCCCAGCATCACCACGGTGCAGGGCTTCGCCGCGGCGGTCCAGGGCATCCAGTCGCTGATCGCGGGCGACATCGGGGTCCGCTCGCTCCAGGAGCACGCCGACCACATCACGTCCCACCGAAAGGGCTGA
- a CDS encoding transcriptional regulator: MSSDYAKQLGAKLRAIRTQQGLSLHGVEEKSQGRWKAVVVGSYERGDRAVTVQRLAELADFYGVPVQELLPGGTPNGAAEPPPRLVLDLERLQTVPSDQAGPLQRYAATIQSQRGDYNGKVLSIRQDDLRTLAVIYDQSPSVLTEQLIGWGVLNPEARRAVEHQTNA, encoded by the coding sequence ATGTCCAGCGACTACGCCAAGCAGCTCGGGGCGAAGCTCCGCGCGATCCGGACCCAGCAGGGCCTGTCCCTGCACGGCGTCGAGGAGAAGTCCCAGGGCCGCTGGAAGGCCGTCGTCGTCGGTTCGTACGAACGCGGCGACCGTGCGGTAACCGTGCAGCGCCTGGCCGAGCTCGCCGACTTCTACGGCGTCCCGGTGCAGGAGCTGCTGCCCGGCGGCACTCCGAACGGCGCCGCCGAGCCGCCGCCGCGCCTGGTGCTCGACCTGGAGCGGCTGCAGACGGTCCCGTCGGACCAGGCCGGCCCGCTCCAGCGCTACGCGGCCACCATCCAGAGCCAGCGCGGCGACTACAACGGCAAGGTGTTGTCGATCCGCCAGGACGACCTGCGCACCCTGGCCGTGATCTACGACCAGTCGCCGAGCGTGCTGACCGAGCAGCTGATCGGGTGGGGCGTGCTCAACCCGGAGGCGCGTCGGGCCGTGGAGCACCAGACCAACGCGTGA
- a CDS encoding aspartate carbamoyltransferase catalytic subunit, with protein MKRHLISAADLTRDDAILILDTAEELAHIAERPIKKLPTLRGRTVVNLFFEDSTRTRISFEAAAKRLSADVINFSAKGSSVSKGESLKDTALTLQAMGADAVVIRHHASGAPHRLAGSGWLRGSVVNAGDGTHEHPTQALLDAFTMRRRLAGGRGDLEGRRITLVGDVLHSRVARSNVLLLATLGAEVTLVAPPTLLPIGVETWPCTVSYDLDAPLPKSDAVMMLRVQRERMNAAFFPTEREYSRRYGLDLRRMAMLPEHAIVMHPGPMNRGMEIAAEVADSTRSTIVEQVTNGVSVRMAVLYLLLGGNEPALSAPSTTGTEEIAK; from the coding sequence GTGAAGCGCCACCTGATCTCGGCCGCGGACCTCACCCGCGACGACGCCATCCTGATCCTCGACACCGCCGAAGAACTCGCGCACATCGCCGAGCGGCCGATCAAGAAGCTGCCGACGCTGCGCGGCCGCACCGTGGTCAACCTGTTCTTCGAGGACTCCACCCGCACCCGGATCTCCTTCGAGGCCGCCGCCAAACGGCTGTCCGCCGACGTGATCAACTTCTCCGCCAAGGGCTCCTCGGTCTCCAAGGGCGAATCGCTCAAGGACACCGCGCTGACCCTGCAGGCGATGGGCGCCGACGCGGTCGTCATCCGCCACCACGCCTCCGGCGCGCCGCACCGCCTGGCCGGCTCCGGCTGGCTGCGCGGCTCGGTGGTCAACGCCGGCGACGGCACCCACGAGCACCCCACCCAGGCCCTGCTCGACGCGTTCACCATGCGCCGCAGGCTCGCCGGCGGCCGGGGCGACCTCGAAGGCCGCCGAATCACCCTCGTGGGCGACGTCCTGCACAGCCGCGTGGCCCGCTCCAACGTGCTCCTGCTCGCCACCCTCGGCGCCGAGGTCACCCTCGTCGCGCCGCCCACGCTGCTCCCGATCGGCGTGGAGACCTGGCCCTGCACGGTGTCCTACGACCTGGACGCGCCGCTGCCCAAGTCCGACGCGGTGATGATGCTGCGCGTGCAGCGCGAGCGGATGAACGCCGCGTTCTTCCCCACCGAGCGCGAATACTCCCGCCGCTACGGCCTGGACCTGCGCCGCATGGCGATGCTCCCCGAGCACGCCATCGTGATGCACCCCGGCCCGATGAACCGCGGCATGGAGATCGCCGCCGAGGTCGCCGACTCGACCCGCTCGACCATCGTCGAACAGGTCACCAACGGCGTCAGCGTGCGCATGGCGGTCCTGTACCTGCTCCTGGGCGGCAACGAGCCGGCCCTGAGCGCCCCGAGCACCACCGGCACCGAGGAGATCGCCAAGTGA